From a region of the Deinococcus aestuarii genome:
- a CDS encoding bacteriorhodopsin → MNDLMPLTPGQHLLILNALNLTTALMGGAALLFVLLRSQVASAYRLALSLMAAAVGMACYHYWQLLGGWKAAYALQGGAYVPTGQPFADAFRYADWLGTVPLILAALMLVLDIGRRKSASLVARLAVAAVVMIGLGYVGEVQRENLGLRALWGAASCVPFAYILFVLWSELRGVLSFETPRVRELFTRLRVLLVASWSLHPLVYALPLLGLTGAPAFALGQVGHSVADICAKVFYGLMIYAVAREKTLSEEMLLGLEAPREAVRS, encoded by the coding sequence ATGAACGACTTGATGCCCCTGACCCCGGGTCAGCACCTGCTGATCCTCAACGCCCTGAACCTCACCACCGCCCTGATGGGCGGCGCGGCGCTGCTGTTCGTCCTGCTGCGCTCGCAGGTGGCGAGCGCCTACCGCCTCGCGCTGAGCCTGATGGCGGCCGCCGTCGGGATGGCGTGCTACCACTACTGGCAGCTCCTGGGCGGCTGGAAGGCGGCCTACGCCCTTCAGGGCGGCGCGTACGTCCCCACCGGCCAGCCCTTCGCCGACGCCTTCCGCTACGCCGACTGGCTGGGCACGGTGCCCCTGATCCTGGCCGCGCTGATGCTGGTGCTCGACATCGGGCGGCGCAAGAGTGCCAGCCTGGTGGCGCGGCTCGCCGTCGCGGCCGTCGTGATGATCGGGCTGGGGTACGTCGGCGAGGTGCAGCGCGAGAACCTCGGCCTGCGGGCCCTGTGGGGCGCGGCGTCGTGCGTGCCCTTCGCGTACATCCTGTTCGTGCTGTGGAGCGAGCTGCGCGGCGTGCTGAGCTTCGAGACCCCGCGCGTGCGCGAGCTGTTCACCCGGCTGCGCGTCTTGCTGGTCGCCTCGTGGAGCCTGCACCCCCTGGTGTACGCCCTCCCGCTGCTGGGCCTCACGGGGGCGCCCGCCTTCGCGCTCGGGCAGGTCGGGCACTCGGTCGCCGACATCTGCGCCAAGGTGTTCTACGGCCTGATGATCTACGCCGTCGCCCGCGAGAAGACCCTCAGCGAGGAGATGCTGCTGGGCCTGGAAGCCCCGCGCGAGGCCGTGCGCTCGTAG
- a CDS encoding acyl-CoA carboxylase subunit beta — MTSSDPPVQVPVASAWTDALARLAADQARVRAGGGPRAQQRQHEKSRLTARERIARLVDEGTVFDELMTFAGWGMYEEVGGCPSGGTVTGIGRIQGRPWMIVANDATVKAGAFFPITAKKVIRAQTIALENHLPVVYLVDSAGVYLPMQDEIFPDQDDFGRVFYLNARMSARGVPQIAAIMGNCVAGGAYLPVMCDTLIMTEGSGLYLAGPALVKAAIGQVVDSEELGGAAMHAGIAGTVDYREPDDDAALARVRSLADLYARGEVALWARRRAEVRAAPERDLTGLVGFDGSKTYDVRDLITALTDGGEFHEFKAEYGETIVCGFARVGGYPVGFVANQRMVIKKKLKSGGEPGLRTRIEVGGVIYGDSADKAARFILDANQAGVPLVFLSDVTGFLVGRDSEQEGIIRRGAKLVNAVSNSVVPKITVITGGSFGAGNYAMNGKAYSPRFLFAWPSAKYAVMSGNAAAKTLLDIQLAALKRGGHEPDDEELQALYHEVKAKYDTELDPRYAAARLWVDEIIPPNDTRERLIRALEACAQNPVQEEFKVGVFQV; from the coding sequence ATGACCTCCTCCGATCCCCCCGTTCAGGTTCCCGTCGCCTCCGCGTGGACGGACGCCCTCGCCCGCCTCGCCGCCGACCAGGCCCGGGTGCGCGCGGGTGGAGGTCCCCGGGCTCAGCAACGCCAGCACGAGAAGAGCCGCCTGACCGCCCGCGAGCGCATCGCCCGGCTGGTGGACGAGGGCACCGTGTTCGACGAGCTGATGACCTTCGCCGGGTGGGGCATGTACGAGGAGGTGGGCGGCTGCCCGAGCGGCGGCACCGTGACGGGCATCGGCCGGATTCAAGGCCGCCCGTGGATGATCGTCGCCAACGACGCGACGGTGAAGGCGGGGGCGTTCTTTCCCATCACCGCCAAAAAGGTCATTCGCGCGCAGACCATCGCCCTCGAAAACCACCTTCCCGTCGTGTACCTCGTGGACTCGGCGGGCGTGTACCTGCCCATGCAGGACGAAATTTTCCCCGACCAGGACGACTTCGGGCGCGTCTTCTACCTCAACGCGCGGATGAGCGCGAGGGGCGTCCCCCAGATCGCTGCGATCATGGGCAACTGCGTGGCGGGGGGTGCCTACCTCCCCGTCATGTGCGACACCCTGATCATGACCGAGGGCTCGGGCCTGTACCTCGCCGGTCCCGCGCTCGTGAAGGCGGCCATCGGGCAGGTCGTGGACTCCGAGGAGCTGGGCGGCGCGGCCATGCACGCCGGGATCGCCGGAACGGTGGACTACCGCGAGCCGGACGACGACGCGGCCCTCGCGCGGGTGCGCTCGCTCGCCGACCTGTACGCCCGGGGAGAGGTCGCCCTGTGGGCCAGGCGCCGGGCCGAGGTGCGGGCCGCCCCCGAGCGCGACCTCACCGGACTCGTCGGCTTCGACGGTTCCAAGACCTACGACGTGCGCGACCTCATCACGGCCCTCACGGACGGCGGTGAGTTCCACGAGTTCAAGGCCGAGTACGGTGAGACCATCGTGTGCGGCTTCGCGCGGGTGGGCGGCTACCCGGTGGGCTTCGTGGCGAACCAGCGCATGGTGATCAAGAAGAAGCTCAAGAGCGGCGGCGAGCCGGGCCTGCGCACCCGCATCGAGGTCGGCGGCGTGATCTACGGCGACTCCGCCGACAAGGCCGCGCGCTTCATCCTCGACGCGAACCAGGCGGGCGTGCCGCTGGTGTTCCTCTCCGACGTGACCGGCTTCCTGGTGGGCCGCGACAGTGAACAGGAGGGCATCATCCGCCGGGGCGCGAAGCTCGTGAACGCGGTGAGCAACAGCGTCGTCCCCAAGATCACCGTGATCACGGGCGGCTCGTTCGGCGCCGGGAACTACGCGATGAACGGCAAGGCGTACTCGCCCCGCTTCCTCTTCGCGTGGCCCAGCGCCAAGTACGCCGTGATGAGCGGCAACGCGGCGGCCAAGACGCTCCTCGACATCCAGCTCGCCGCCCTGAAAAGAGGCGGCCATGAGCCCGACGACGAGGAGTTGCAGGCCCTCTACCACGAGGTCAAGGCCAAGTACGACACCGAACTCGACCCCCGCTACGCCGCCGCCCGGTTGTGGGTGGACGAGATCATCCCACCCAACGACACCCGTGAGCGCCTGATCCGTGCTCTGGAAGCCTGCGCGCAGAACCCGGTGCAAGAAGAGTTCAAAGTGGGCGTGTTTCAGGTGTAG
- a CDS encoding nucleoside hydrolase produces the protein MPLNVILDGDPGHDDAVNILLALTSPELRVLGLTTVFGNVSLPRTTRNTLVVRELARADVPVYRGADRPLVAEAISAELVHGESGLGGPHLPTPSRDVAPGHAAQFIIRAVRERPGDVTLVPTGPLTNVALALRLAPDIAPLIRQIVWMGGSTDVGNWTPAAEFNALADPEAAHIVFTSGVPLTMIGLNASHQAIAHPARVAAFRELGTEVGEFVAVLLEFFAEHHRERYGWDGGALHDPLTVAWLLRPELFRTRPMHVEIDLTGGPSRGRTVADVWGVTGRAPNAEVMTEVDADGFFGLLAERVEQY, from the coding sequence ATGCCCCTGAACGTCATCCTCGACGGTGACCCCGGCCACGACGACGCCGTGAACATCCTCCTCGCGCTGACGAGCCCGGAGCTGCGCGTGCTGGGGCTGACCACCGTCTTCGGCAACGTCTCTCTTCCCCGCACCACCCGCAACACGCTCGTCGTGCGCGAACTCGCCCGCGCGGACGTGCCGGTGTACCGGGGCGCCGACCGTCCCCTCGTCGCCGAGGCCATCAGCGCCGAACTCGTGCACGGGGAGAGTGGGCTGGGCGGCCCCCACCTGCCCACCCCGAGCCGGGACGTGGCACCGGGGCACGCCGCCCAGTTCATCATCCGCGCCGTTCGTGAGCGGCCCGGTGACGTGACCCTGGTGCCGACCGGCCCGCTGACGAATGTCGCCCTGGCCCTGCGCCTCGCGCCGGACATCGCGCCCCTGATCCGGCAGATCGTCTGGATGGGCGGCTCGACCGACGTGGGGAACTGGACGCCCGCCGCCGAATTCAACGCCCTGGCCGACCCGGAGGCCGCCCACATCGTCTTCACCTCCGGCGTGCCCCTCACCATGATCGGCCTGAACGCCTCACACCAGGCCATCGCCCACCCGGCGCGGGTGGCGGCCTTCCGGGAGCTGGGCACCGAGGTCGGCGAGTTCGTGGCCGTGCTGCTCGAATTCTTTGCCGAACACCACCGTGAGCGTTACGGCTGGGACGGCGGCGCCCTCCACGACCCGCTGACGGTGGCGTGGCTGCTGCGTCCCGAGCTGTTCAGGACGCGCCCCATGCACGTCGAGATCGACCTGACGGGCGGCCCCAGCCGGGGGCGAACGGTGGCGGACGTGTGGGGCGTGACGGGCCGGGCGCCCAACGCCGAGGTGATGACGGAGGTGGACGCGGACGGGTTTTTCGGGCTGCTGGCGGAGCGGGTGGAGCAGTATTGA
- a CDS encoding acyl-CoA dehydrogenase family protein, whose translation MTSTLDRPANPNVSPLNDDQRTIVSALRSFLKDRVEPGAAERDQTGEFPFEIVRDLGEMGIMGAQTPEEYGGSGLDTATFAMIIEEIAAVDGSLCLTVASHNSLCQGHILIAGTDTQKRKFIPDLASAKKLGAWGLTEPASGSDSGGLQTRAVEQPDGSWILNGSKNFITQGSVGGTYVILARTDAARPGKGKNDGISAFVFNRDEVTGFSIGRKEDKLGLRSSDTAQLIFEDIHLPADALLGERGNAFKDVMRVLDGGRVGIAAMGLGLGRAAFEFAARYTLGREQFGKAIAHNQAIAFRLADMDTQLEAARLLIRKAADLKDAGQNFTTAVARAKLYATTVGVHACDEAIQMLGGYGYIKEYPVERYWRDNRLTRIGEGTDEVQRLVISRDVMKRFAD comes from the coding sequence ATGACCAGCACCCTCGACCGCCCCGCCAACCCCAACGTCTCGCCCCTGAACGACGACCAGCGCACCATCGTCTCGGCCCTGAGGAGCTTCCTGAAGGACCGGGTGGAGCCCGGGGCCGCCGAGCGCGACCAGACGGGCGAGTTCCCCTTCGAGATCGTCCGTGACCTGGGCGAGATGGGCATCATGGGCGCGCAGACGCCCGAGGAGTACGGCGGCTCGGGGCTGGACACGGCCACCTTCGCCATGATCATCGAGGAGATCGCGGCGGTGGACGGCTCGCTGTGCCTCACCGTCGCCTCGCACAACTCGCTGTGCCAGGGCCACATCCTGATCGCGGGGACGGACACGCAGAAGCGGAAGTTCATTCCAGACCTCGCCTCCGCGAAGAAGCTCGGCGCGTGGGGCCTGACCGAACCCGCCAGCGGCTCCGACAGCGGCGGCCTCCAGACGCGGGCGGTGGAGCAGCCGGACGGCTCGTGGATTCTGAACGGCTCCAAGAACTTCATCACCCAGGGCAGCGTGGGGGGGACCTACGTGATCCTGGCGCGTACCGACGCCGCGCGGCCCGGCAAGGGCAAGAACGATGGCATCAGCGCCTTCGTCTTCAACCGCGACGAGGTGACGGGCTTTTCCATCGGGCGCAAGGAGGACAAGCTCGGCCTGCGGAGCAGCGACACGGCGCAACTGATCTTCGAGGACATCCACCTCCCCGCTGACGCGCTGCTGGGTGAGCGCGGGAACGCCTTCAAGGACGTGATGCGGGTGCTCGACGGCGGGCGGGTCGGCATCGCCGCGATGGGGCTGGGGCTGGGCCGCGCCGCCTTCGAGTTCGCCGCGCGCTACACGCTGGGGCGCGAGCAGTTCGGCAAGGCCATCGCCCACAACCAGGCCATCGCCTTCCGGCTGGCCGACATGGACACCCAGCTTGAGGCCGCCCGGCTGCTGATCCGCAAGGCCGCCGACCTCAAGGACGCGGGGCAAAACTTCACGACGGCGGTCGCCCGCGCCAAGCTGTACGCCACCACGGTCGGCGTCCACGCCTGCGACGAGGCGATCCAGATGCTCGGCGGCTACGGCTACATCAAGGAGTACCCGGTGGAGCGCTACTGGCGGGACAACCGCCTGACCCGCATCGGGGAAGGGACGGACGAGGTGCAGCGGCTGGTGATCAGCCGGGACGTGATGAAGCGCTTCGCCGACTGA
- a CDS encoding cytochrome P450, producing MTQVTGWPDGPRGHGVLGNLPELRRDALGFLRHSRAAYGDVFRLRFGPRDVLVVAQPGAAREVLVTRAGSFRKGRGIQKMQDFLGNGLLTAEGEVWRSHRRLMQPAFHHAALEGMATEIAQATRPLLARLEAASQSGDEVDVASEMLHVTLRAVAAVLFGAALEERDLRVVERELPPLLTRTTNRVRSVVDWELPTPSLWRERAAARALDGIVHRIIRERRASGSEGGDLLGMLLAARDEEGGGGLSDAELRDEVMTLFLAGHETTATLLTFLFLELSRHPGVRGRVQAEVREVLGDRTPTAGDARNLPLLNACIQETLRLYPPAWLVPRQATEPVTVAGVPLPEGTNVSVNIFLLQRNARYWDQPDAFRPQRWLGGGRTPEAFMPFGAGARMCIGNHLALMEAAIIAALVLRDFTLDVPGGGPTGLVAGVTLKPDGTVQARVRAASAAGR from the coding sequence ATGACACAGGTCACCGGCTGGCCGGACGGCCCACGCGGACACGGCGTGCTGGGCAACCTCCCCGAGCTGCGGCGCGACGCGCTGGGGTTCTTGCGCCACAGCCGCGCCGCCTACGGGGACGTGTTCCGCCTGCGCTTCGGCCCGCGCGACGTGCTCGTGGTGGCGCAACCGGGAGCGGCGCGCGAGGTCCTCGTGACTCGGGCGGGCAGCTTCCGCAAGGGACGCGGCATCCAGAAGATGCAGGACTTCCTGGGAAACGGGCTGCTGACCGCCGAGGGCGAGGTCTGGCGCTCGCACCGCCGCCTGATGCAGCCCGCCTTCCACCACGCGGCGCTGGAGGGGATGGCAACGGAGATCGCGCAGGCGACCCGGCCCCTGCTCGCCCGTCTGGAGGCGGCCTCGCAGTCGGGGGACGAGGTGGACGTGGCCTCCGAGATGCTGCACGTCACCCTGCGGGCGGTGGCGGCGGTGCTGTTCGGGGCGGCGCTAGAGGAGCGCGACCTGCGGGTGGTCGAGCGCGAGCTGCCCCCCCTGCTGACCCGCACGACGAACCGGGTGCGGTCGGTGGTGGACTGGGAACTTCCCACCCCCTCCCTCTGGCGCGAGCGGGCGGCGGCGCGGGCCCTCGACGGGATCGTTCACCGCATCATCCGCGAGCGTCGGGCCTCGGGCTCGGAGGGAGGCGATCTGCTGGGAATGCTGCTCGCCGCGCGGGATGAGGAGGGAGGGGGCGGCCTGAGCGACGCCGAGCTGCGCGACGAGGTGATGACCCTCTTCCTGGCCGGGCACGAGACCACCGCCACGCTGCTGACCTTCCTGTTTCTGGAGTTGTCCCGCCACCCGGGGGTCCGCGGGCGGGTGCAGGCCGAGGTGCGGGAGGTCCTGGGGGACCGGACACCGACGGCGGGCGACGCGCGGAACCTTCCCCTGCTCAACGCCTGCATCCAGGAAACGCTGCGGCTGTACCCGCCCGCGTGGCTCGTCCCCCGTCAGGCCACCGAACCCGTCACGGTGGCGGGCGTCCCCCTGCCCGAGGGGACCAACGTCAGCGTCAACATCTTCCTGCTGCAACGGAACGCGCGGTACTGGGATCAGCCCGACGCCTTCCGGCCCCAGCGGTGGCTGGGCGGGGGGCGCACGCCGGAGGCTTTCATGCCCTTCGGGGCGGGCGCGCGGATGTGCATCGGCAACCACCTCGCCCTGATGGAGGCCGCGATCATCGCCGCGCTCGTGCTGCGCGACTTCACGCTGGACGTGCCGGGCGGCGGGCCGACGGGGCTGGTGGCGGGCGTGACGCTCAAGCCGGACGGGACGGTGCAGGCGCGGGTGCGGGCAGCCTCAGCGGCTGGGCGGTAG
- a CDS encoding SDR family oxidoreductase yields the protein MQMNGNTILITGGGSGIGRALAEAFHARGNQVVIAGRRQGVLDEVTAANPGMKSAVLDIEDPEAIRGFAQRLQAEYPALNVVIHNAGIMRAESVRSGALEDAEATVATNLLGPIRLTAALLPLLTSQPRAAILTVSSGLAFLPLAATPTYSATKAAIHSYTQSLRHQLRDTSVQVIELVPPYVQTELMGPGQASDPGAMPLGEFIEEVMDLLETSPNAAEILVERVKPLRFAEVDGNYDAVFGQMNASAH from the coding sequence ATGCAGATGAACGGCAACACCATCCTGATCACTGGCGGGGGCTCGGGCATAGGCCGCGCGCTCGCCGAGGCCTTTCACGCCCGCGGCAATCAGGTCGTCATCGCGGGGCGCCGTCAGGGCGTACTCGATGAGGTGACGGCCGCGAATCCGGGAATGAAATCCGCCGTCCTCGACATCGAGGACCCGGAGGCGATTCGCGGCTTTGCTCAGCGGCTCCAGGCCGAGTACCCGGCTCTGAACGTGGTCATCCACAACGCGGGCATCATGCGCGCCGAGTCGGTGCGGAGCGGGGCCCTGGAAGACGCCGAGGCGACCGTGGCGACAAACCTGCTCGGCCCGATTCGCCTCACGGCGGCGTTGCTGCCCCTGTTGACGAGCCAGCCACGCGCGGCGATCCTCACGGTGTCGTCCGGCCTGGCGTTCCTGCCCCTGGCCGCGACTCCGACCTACAGCGCGACGAAGGCAGCCATCCACTCCTACACCCAGTCGCTGCGCCACCAGCTCCGGGATACGTCGGTGCAGGTCATTGAACTTGTCCCGCCCTACGTGCAGACGGAGTTGATGGGTCCGGGGCAGGCCAGCGACCCGGGCGCCATGCCGCTGGGGGAGTTCATCGAAGAGGTCATGGACCTCCTGGAGACCTCGCCGAACGCGGCTGAGATTCTGGTCGAGCGGGTGAAGCCGTTGCGGTTTGCTGAGGTGGACGGCAATTACGACGCCGTTTTCGGCCAGATGAACGCCTCGGCTCACTGA
- a CDS encoding RelA/SpoT family protein: MEELRPLIADRPAGERERVERAYEFARDAHAGVRRKSGEPYITHPVAVAVILAGLGMDTDSLLAGLLHDTVEDVEGVTFEEIERRFGPDVRRIVEGETKVSKLSKQGSQAAQVSDAGRDVQAENLRQMLIAMTGDIRIIVVKLADRLHNMRTLGSMKPEKQVRIARETMEIFAPLAHRLGIGQIKWELEDLSFQYLQPDAYEYLQTRLRTRQDERQALIEQAVGQLREALEDDLELPEWVSDIDIAGRSKHLWSIHNKMQKEGKALEQIFDLLAIRVILTPRELTVPPGTDEKRRERAEETREKRICYHTVSIVHSMWTPLPGRFKDYIAVPKPNGYQSLHTTVISQSGQPIEVQIRSLRMHEIAEYGVAAHWMYKQGSTLAQRDRENWIAQLRELQNEINDASDYLDAVKTDILSQRVRVFTPKGLAISLPAGSTPVDFAYHIHTRIGETTVGARVNGSIVPLSHKLGNGDMVEIVTSKNGHPSKDWLNFTVTRSARAKIRHHFRQQERAEALQHGHDLLERYLRKRQLPVRQLMRTKLLEDVTSRLVGTRNPDDLYLALHAGKLTPGAVGRVLAPSLAQEQAATERRGPPPPKAAEPGGVYVEGFSTTTKLAQCCNPIRGDQIMGYLTRGRGVSVHRIDCPNMIRLLKDEPERCIAASWDAGTPGSTIVDLDVVASDRAGLLADVLGVLANEKRSPMKIEAGVSADSTAHIHLRLAVDGNADLEAVREAIMRVPGVRDILRAGKGNGRARNGASA; this comes from the coding sequence ATGGAGGAACTGCGCCCCCTCATCGCCGACCGACCGGCGGGGGAGCGCGAGCGCGTCGAGCGGGCCTACGAGTTTGCGCGGGACGCCCACGCGGGCGTGAGGCGCAAGAGCGGCGAGCCGTACATCACCCACCCCGTCGCCGTCGCCGTGATCCTGGCGGGGCTCGGCATGGACACCGACAGCCTCCTCGCCGGGCTCCTCCACGACACGGTGGAGGACGTGGAGGGCGTGACCTTCGAGGAGATCGAGCGCCGCTTCGGGCCGGACGTGCGCCGGATCGTGGAGGGCGAGACCAAGGTCAGCAAGCTCTCCAAGCAGGGGAGCCAGGCCGCCCAGGTCAGCGACGCGGGCCGCGACGTGCAGGCCGAGAATCTGCGCCAGATGCTGATCGCCATGACGGGCGACATCCGCATCATCGTGGTCAAGCTCGCCGACCGGCTGCACAACATGCGGACCCTCGGCAGCATGAAGCCGGAAAAGCAGGTGCGGATCGCCCGCGAGACGATGGAGATCTTCGCGCCGCTCGCGCACCGCCTCGGCATCGGGCAGATCAAGTGGGAGCTCGAAGACCTCAGCTTCCAGTACCTCCAGCCCGACGCCTACGAGTACCTCCAGACCCGGCTGCGCACCCGCCAGGACGAGCGCCAGGCCCTGATCGAGCAGGCGGTGGGGCAACTGCGCGAGGCGCTCGAAGACGACCTCGAACTTCCCGAGTGGGTCAGCGACATCGACATCGCGGGGCGCAGCAAGCACCTCTGGAGCATCCACAACAAGATGCAGAAGGAGGGCAAGGCGCTGGAGCAGATCTTCGACCTCCTCGCCATCCGGGTGATCCTGACGCCGCGCGAACTCACCGTCCCCCCCGGCACCGACGAGAAACGCCGCGAGCGGGCCGAGGAGACGCGCGAGAAACGCATCTGCTACCACACCGTCTCCATCGTGCACTCGATGTGGACGCCGCTGCCGGGCCGCTTCAAGGACTACATCGCGGTCCCGAAGCCCAACGGCTACCAGAGCCTGCACACCACCGTGATCAGCCAGAGCGGGCAGCCCATCGAGGTGCAGATTCGCAGCCTGCGGATGCACGAGATCGCGGAGTACGGGGTCGCGGCGCACTGGATGTACAAGCAGGGGAGCACGCTCGCCCAGCGCGACCGCGAGAACTGGATCGCCCAACTGCGCGAACTCCAGAACGAGATCAACGACGCTTCCGACTACCTCGACGCGGTGAAGACCGACATCCTCTCCCAGCGGGTGCGGGTCTTCACGCCCAAGGGCCTGGCGATCTCATTGCCGGCGGGCAGCACGCCGGTGGACTTCGCCTACCACATTCACACCCGGATCGGCGAGACGACCGTGGGGGCGCGGGTGAACGGGAGCATCGTGCCTCTGAGCCACAAACTCGGCAACGGCGACATGGTGGAGATCGTGACGAGCAAGAACGGCCACCCCAGCAAGGACTGGCTGAACTTCACAGTCACGAGGAGCGCCCGCGCCAAGATCAGGCACCACTTCCGCCAGCAGGAACGCGCCGAGGCGCTGCAACACGGCCATGACCTGCTGGAGCGGTACCTGCGCAAGCGCCAGCTCCCGGTGCGCCAGCTTATGCGGACCAAGCTGCTGGAGGACGTGACGAGCCGTCTGGTGGGCACCCGCAATCCGGACGACCTGTACCTCGCGCTGCACGCGGGGAAACTCACGCCGGGGGCGGTGGGGCGTGTCCTGGCGCCCAGCCTCGCGCAGGAGCAGGCGGCCACCGAGCGGCGCGGGCCCCCCCCGCCGAAAGCCGCCGAGCCGGGCGGCGTGTACGTCGAGGGCTTTTCGACCACCACCAAGCTCGCGCAGTGCTGCAATCCGATCCGGGGCGATCAGATTATGGGCTACCTGACGCGCGGGCGCGGCGTCAGCGTCCACCGCATCGACTGCCCCAACATGATCCGGCTGCTCAAGGACGAGCCCGAACGCTGCATCGCCGCGAGCTGGGACGCGGGCACGCCGGGCAGCACCATCGTGGACCTCGACGTGGTGGCCTCCGACCGCGCCGGGCTCCTCGCCGACGTGCTGGGCGTGCTGGCGAATGAAAAGCGCAGCCCCATGAAGATCGAGGCGGGCGTCAGCGCCGACAGCACCGCCCACATCCACCTGCGGCTCGCGGTGGACGGAAACGCCGACCTGGAGGCCGTGCGCGAGGCGATCATGCGGGTGCCGGGGGTCAGGGACATCCTGCGGGCGGGCAAGGGAAACGGGCGGGCCAGGAACGGGGCGAGCGCGTAG
- a CDS encoding winged helix-turn-helix transcriptional regulator has product MRSLTREGTAPPRQTDPELDALVREIIGRVADKWTMLVLEALEEHGRLRFTRLGELVGGISQKMLTKTVRQMEADGLVVRTVFPVIPPRVEYELTDMGRSLSAAFCGVWVWAEEHREAIMEARRAFQGLEAES; this is encoded by the coding sequence ATGAGGAGCTTGACGCGGGAAGGCACGGCCCCTCCTCGGCAGACCGACCCCGAGCTGGACGCGCTCGTGCGCGAGATTATCGGGCGGGTCGCCGACAAGTGGACGATGCTTGTTCTGGAGGCCCTGGAGGAACACGGGCGGCTGCGCTTCACCCGCCTGGGCGAGCTGGTCGGGGGCATCAGCCAGAAGATGCTGACCAAGACGGTGCGGCAGATGGAAGCGGACGGCTTGGTGGTTCGCACCGTGTTTCCGGTCATCCCACCACGGGTGGAGTACGAGCTGACCGACATGGGCCGCAGCCTGAGCGCCGCCTTCTGCGGGGTCTGGGTGTGGGCCGAGGAGCACCGCGAGGCGATCATGGAGGCGCGGCGGGCGTTCCAGGGACTTGAGGCGGAGTCCTAA
- a CDS encoding DUF4127 family protein: MTRRVLSLCAALLAVHAGAQTLVPLDSRPATRVLPALIAEVGGRSVQVPGADLLGSAGRGADPAALTAWLGAQPQGEPLIVALDAFAYGGLVQSRTSPLSAEEALARLEPVRAWGVRTGQPIYAFITLPREPDATNRERNLAVVRQMVEWARQGVFRELHVTWDDALPGSPSPAEGAAIAQDAPEGVLVYPGADEVLAMLAARALAPTEKTVRVEYSDPAKAQQVIRYEGIPLTRSAENHARASSFRVVTEGPADLTLYVYNGGDPRRAAVRVSSLLRRGPVAVADVAQVNLGNTRLWSDLATLRQHANLRSLAAWGTPGNNLGTALAHARLALEGADPVRQDALLAREFANDVIYSAEVRAQLRKAVPEAELNTPAGQAKLLELARDYFPLRVGLTYTLDDATLPWGRSFEWDFDLKPR; encoded by the coding sequence ATGACCCGCCGTGTCCTCTCCCTGTGCGCCGCCCTCCTCGCCGTCCACGCGGGCGCGCAGACCCTCGTGCCCCTCGACTCGCGCCCGGCGACGCGGGTGCTGCCCGCATTGATCGCGGAGGTGGGAGGCCGCAGCGTGCAGGTGCCGGGGGCCGACCTCCTCGGGAGCGCGGGGCGGGGAGCGGACCCGGCGGCCCTGACGGCGTGGCTCGGCGCCCAGCCCCAGGGCGAGCCGCTGATCGTCGCGCTCGACGCCTTCGCCTACGGCGGCCTGGTGCAATCGCGCACGAGCCCGCTGAGTGCCGAGGAGGCCCTCGCCCGCCTCGAACCCGTGCGGGCGTGGGGCGTGCGGACGGGCCAGCCCATCTACGCCTTCATCACCCTGCCGCGCGAGCCCGACGCGACGAACCGGGAGCGCAACCTCGCGGTCGTGCGGCAGATGGTCGAGTGGGCGCGGCAGGGCGTGTTCAGGGAACTGCACGTGACCTGGGACGACGCCCTGCCCGGCAGCCCCTCCCCCGCCGAGGGCGCGGCCATCGCCCAGGACGCCCCGGAAGGCGTCCTCGTCTACCCCGGCGCCGACGAGGTGCTCGCCATGCTGGCCGCGCGCGCCCTCGCGCCCACCGAGAAGACCGTCCGCGTCGAGTACAGCGACCCGGCGAAGGCACAGCAGGTCATCCGCTACGAGGGCATCCCCCTCACCCGGAGCGCGGAGAACCACGCGCGGGCGAGCAGCTTCCGGGTCGTGACCGAGGGACCCGCCGACCTCACCCTCTACGTGTACAACGGCGGGGACCCGCGCCGGGCCGCCGTGCGGGTGAGCTCCCTTCTGCGGCGCGGTCCGGTCGCCGTGGCGGACGTGGCGCAGGTCAACCTGGGCAATACGCGGTTGTGGTCGGACCTCGCCACCCTGCGCCAGCACGCGAACCTGCGTTCCCTGGCCGCGTGGGGCACGCCGGGCAACAACCTCGGCACGGCCCTCGCCCACGCCCGCCTCGCGCTGGAGGGGGCCGATCCCGTCCGGCAAGACGCCCTGCTCGCCCGCGAGTTCGCCAACGACGTGATCTACAGCGCCGAGGTGCGCGCGCAGTTGCGCAAGGCGGTCCCCGAGGCGGAATTGAACACGCCCGCCGGGCAGGCCAAGCTCCTCGAACTCGCCCGGGACTACTTCCCGCTGCGGGTGGGCCTGACCTACACCCTGGACGACGCGACCCTGCCTTGGGGGCGCTCCTTCGAGTGGGATTTCGACCTGAAGCCGCGTTGA